Proteins found in one Helicobacter sp. NHP19-003 genomic segment:
- a CDS encoding PaaI family thioesterase, protein METPIEEGLLVCSKLDQTLCADLVSFGNNKATVCFTPKEFMLCEEDVVHAGFIVGAASFAALCALNKKNSLISSMKLGLLAPIELKQEVYFNAVVAHASSKKCAVHVEGEFMEIKVFEGDFEILVFEKRPFKFNFKEDQ, encoded by the coding sequence ATGGAAACGCCGATTGAAGAGGGCTTGCTGGTTTGTTCTAAATTAGACCAAACCCTTTGTGCCGATTTGGTGTCCTTTGGGAACAATAAAGCCACCGTGTGCTTCACGCCCAAAGAGTTCATGCTCTGCGAGGAAGATGTGGTGCATGCGGGCTTCATTGTGGGCGCGGCGAGTTTTGCGGCTTTGTGCGCACTCAATAAAAAGAACAGCCTGATTTCTTCCATGAAATTAGGCTTGCTTGCCCCCATTGAGCTAAAGCAGGAAGTCTACTTTAATGCAGTGGTGGCGCACGCCAGCTCTAAGAAGTGTGCCGTACATGTGGAGGGGGAATTTATGGAGATCAAAGTCTTTGAGGGGGATTTTGAGATTTTGGTCTTTGAGAAACGTCCCTTCAAGTTCAATTTTAAGGAAGATCAGTGA
- the cmoB gene encoding tRNA 5-methoxyuridine(34)/uridine 5-oxyacetic acid(34) synthase CmoB — MPADLSLEQVYNEALALRPWRKGPFCFTQNEKGFCIESEWQSYIKWDLIKGAVDLEGLEVADIGCNNGYYLFCMQAQKPKSLVGFDPSPLCERQFHWLNTFLKTSIVYERLGVEDLRTYPKRFDVLFCLGVLYHRKDPHNTLKALHMGLKPSGVLVLDTLVFNSPLEVALCPTTYAKMPNVYFIPSPKALQNWAFKAGFKECTPLAFKATTTAEQRKTPWIEGLSLESFLDPNDPTKSIEGYPAPVRGYFILRK, encoded by the coding sequence CTGCCTGCTGATTTATCCTTAGAGCAAGTTTACAACGAGGCTTTGGCATTGAGGCCGTGGCGTAAGGGGCCTTTTTGTTTCACCCAAAATGAGAAGGGCTTTTGCATTGAGAGCGAGTGGCAAAGTTACATCAAGTGGGACTTGATCAAGGGGGCGGTGGATTTAGAGGGGCTAGAGGTTGCCGACATCGGGTGCAACAATGGCTACTACCTTTTTTGCATGCAAGCGCAAAAGCCTAAGAGCCTAGTAGGCTTTGACCCAAGCCCCCTTTGTGAAAGACAATTTCATTGGCTCAACACCTTTTTAAAAACCTCCATTGTCTACGAGAGGTTAGGCGTGGAGGATTTACGCACCTATCCTAAGCGCTTTGATGTGCTCTTTTGTTTGGGCGTGCTTTACCACAGAAAAGACCCCCACAACACGCTCAAAGCCTTGCACATGGGCTTAAAACCTAGCGGGGTGTTGGTGTTAGACACTTTGGTTTTTAACAGCCCCCTAGAGGTGGCCCTATGCCCCACCACTTACGCCAAAATGCCCAATGTCTATTTTATCCCAAGCCCTAAAGCCTTGCAAAATTGGGCTTTTAAGGCGGGCTTTAAGGAGTGCACCCCCCTTGCCTTTAAAGCCACCACCACCGCCGAGCAGCGCAAAACCCCGTGGATTGAGGGGTTGAGTTTAGAGTCCTTTTTAGACCCAAATGACCCCACAAAAAGCATAGAGGGCTACCCCGCCCCTGTGAGGGGGTATTTTATCTTGCGTAAATGA